One Pseudoalteromonas rubra genomic window, TGAAGTTCACCCATACCTTTAAGGATGGTTTCGCCTGAATCTTCGTCAGTTTCAACCTGGAATGAAGGATCTTCTGCAACCATCTTACCGATCGCGATACCCATCTTCTCGTTACCACCTTTATCTTTAGGTGCTACCGCGATAGAGATTACCGGCTCAGGGAAGATCATCGCTTCAAGAGTACATTCGTGCTTAGGATCACATAGAGTGTGACCAGTCTGAACGTTCTTCATACCAACAACCGCGATGATGTCACCCGCTTGTGCTTCAGTCAGTTCGTTACGCTCGTCTGCTTGCATCTCAACCATACGGCCGATACGCTCTGTTTTACCAGTTGCAGAGTTAAGTACTGTGTCACCTTTTTTCATGCGACCAGAGTAGATACGGATAAAGGTCAGGGCACCGAAGCGGTCATCCATGATCTTAAACGCAAGCGCTTTAAGCGGCTGCTCAGCATCAACAGTTGCAACTTCACCAGTAGGCTCACCAGTGTCTTTGTCTGTAAGCGGCTGAGGATCAACTTCTGTTGGTGCTGGTAGGTAATCTACAACAGCATCTAGTACTAGTTGCATACCTTTGTTTTTGAATGCAGAACCACAGTAAGTTGGGAAGAACGCAAGATCACGTGTACCTTTACGGATACATGCTTTGATCTGTTCAAGAGAAGGCATTTCACCTTCCATGTACGCTTCCATCAGGTCGTCGTCTTGCTCAACCGCAGTTTCGATCAGCATTTCATGGTATTCTTCAACTTTGTCAACCATGTCTGCTGGTACGTCTTGGATCTCGTAGTTTTCAGGAAGACCAGTCTCATCCCAAACGTACGCTTTCTTCTCAAGTACGTCTACAACACCACAGAACTCGTCTTCGATACCGATAGGCAGCGTCATAACAAGTGGGTTAGCAGCAAGTACGTTCTGAACCTGATCTACTACGCGGTAGAAATCAGCACCCATACGGTCAAGCTTGTTTACGAAGATACAACGTGCAACTTCTGATTCGTTCGCGTAACGCCAGTTAGTTTCTGACTGAGGCTCAACACCGCCAGATCCACAGAATACACCGATACCACCGTCAAGTACTTTCAGTGAACGATATACTTCAACTGTGAAGTCAACGTGTCCAGGAGTGTCGATAACGTTTAAGCGGTGGCCTTTCCACTCACAAGTTACCGCAGCTGACTGGATTGTAATACCACGCTCAGCTTCCTGCTCCATGAAGTCAGTTGTAGACTCACCGTCGTGTACTTCACCGGTTTTATGAATTTTACCAGTAAGCTTTAGTATACGCTCAGTGGTGGTAGTTTTACCCGCATCAACGTGCGCGAAAATACCAATGTTTCTGTACTTTGATAAATCTGCCATTGTTTTGCTCTATTTAAAGTAGAAAAATTATTCGGCCGGAGTATATCACCTCTTTAGGCGAACATCATCCTTCAAGTCGTCTAAAATGCAATCAATTTGAGAAAAAAGTGGTTTCTACTGGAATGTATTTTGCTTATATGGCTTTTATGCGTTCGAAAACGCCGTCAGATAAAGGCTGTCCCCATTTTGTCTAATAACCAAAGTGTGATGAACGAGCCTAATCAGCGGCCATTTTAATCGCCTAAATAACCGCTGATTGCTGCCCGGGCTTACCTAAAACAGGGGCTTTGGCGATGATCTTGCTCCTGAGCATAATGCCTGCTTTGAGCGCGCTAAAACCAGATAAACAAGCCCAGGATCAGCCCAACCCCCAGTAAAGGCACTAAGACAGTCAACACCGCCAATGGCCAGTATGCATCCTGATGTTTTTCACCACAGATCGCCCGCACTGTGGTCACGACATAGCCATTGTGCGGCAAAGTGTCGAGTGCGCCTGAGCTGATCGCCACCACCCGGTGAAGCTGACTGGCATCCACGCCTAAGTCGAGATAATGTGGCGCAACCAAGGGTAGGGCAATGGCCTGTCCACCCGATGCCGACCCTGTCAGTGCGGCGATCACGCTGACCGCAATCGCGGCACCGAGCAGTTCGTTGCCGGGAATACTGGTCATCAGGGCAACGGCCTCATTAAAGGCCGGCGTGCCCTTGGCCACCGCACCAAACCCGACCACCGCAGCCGTGTTGCCGATCGCTACCAAAGCCCCTGTGGTACCTAAGTTCACCGCCTGAGATAAATTATGAAAATGCCTGAAGTTAATCGCTAATATCGTCAGCACTCCCCCCAGTAATGCGACGATCAGCGCGTTTTGCTGGAGTGTGCTATGCAGAGTAAACGACAAAATCAGCACAACCAGCAAGGGCAATAAACCCGTGATCGGGTGCGGTAAATTGCGCTGGATCTGCTCCGGGTCATTGTCCCTGGCCACAAAACATTCGCCATTGGCCACCGCCCGGCGGATCATCCAGCTTAAGAGTACATAACCTAATCCCGCCATGAAAATGGCCACCACCAGGCTTTCCTGCCAGGCAGCATAGGGCGAAGTCCCCAGGTATTTGATTGGGATCCAGTTCTGAATTTCGGGCGACCCCGCTGAGGTCATGGTAAAGGTCACGGAACCAAATGCCAGCACCGCGGGAATAAAGCGCCGGGGTAAATTAGCATCTTTAAACAGACTGAGCGCCATGGGGTATACAGAAAAGGCAACAATGAACACGCTAACGCCGCCATAGGTCAGCAAAGCACAAGCCAATACCACAGCTAACACCGCGTATTTCATGCCGATTTTGCCAATCACATAATGGGCAATGGCATCCGCAGCCCCGCTGTCCTCCATAAACTTGCCAAACAAAGAGCCCAGCAGGAACATTAAAAACCAGGCTTGCAAAAATCCGGCAAATCCGGCCATATAGAGAGACACAAAGGGTTGACCTGCGGTGGCATTAAAAATAGCAATGTCACTGGTCAGCGCCACGATTAATGCGCACAGAGGCGCAGCGATAAACAAGTTGACCCCTCGCAGGGTCAGGCCAATCAGTAACGCCAATGCACCGATTAAGCCAAGTAAACTCAGCATACATGTCCTGTTGATTTTTTGTTATTTAAGGTTAGTTATACGGCAATTTGGCACCGGGATCGAGCACCCTGAGCAGATCCTTACTGAGGGGCGTTACCGACTATCGAACAACTACAAAGGGAACAAAGCATGGCTATAAGCAACACTTCTCTGGGAACACTCTTTGCGCTGGCGCTGACCACCAATGCCTGTGCAGAAGCGACGGAACGCGCAACCTGGCTGTGGAAAAAAGGCGCAGATCCGCTGGGGGCATCCGCCATGATCACCAGCCAGTCGACGCAGCATACGCTGATCGATTTGCTGCAACAGCAACATATCACGGCCGTCTATGGCTCCTACGGACAATATACACAAACGCAGTCACAGGCCGTCGCACAGTGGAATCAGACACTGGCTGCGCATGGTATTCAGTCACACTACCTGATGGCGCAAAATACCTGGGTTTTCGCGCAAAACCACAGCAAAATGCTCAACAAATTACAAACCCGCCTGATCGATTATCAGCGCAATGCTACGCCTGATGCTGGATTTACAGCACTGCATCTGGATATTGAGCCTCATGCACTGGCTGAATGGAAGCAAGGCACGCCCCAGTCTCGTCAGGCGTTGCTGTGGCAGCTCATAGATACATTCAAAGCCATCAGAGCTTTGCTAGATGATCAGGGTATGACGCAGTTAAAGCTGTACGCCGATATTCCCACCTGGTATGACAGCTCAGCTAAAATAGGCTGGGTCGACCAAGGGGCGGCCTTTTTTGCCGCACTGGAGGAGGTACTGGATGGGATTTCAATTATGGCTTACGAGCGGGATAACAGCGCCTCCATTTTGAATGCCACTACTGATGAACGGGCACTCGCCTCCCCCACATTTTCGGTGAGACTGGGCGTAGATGTCAGCAATACCTGGCAGAGTCCTGCCCATTTATACCAGGTCATTGGTGAGCTGGAAGCCGCGCAACAGCGCGTCGATATTCACGATGCAACCGACTACTATTACTGGCTGCAAGCACACTAAGCCCACGCCTTTACTCACCCTGATGCTCGCATGTCAGTGTTACCTGCACGTGCGACGTCATAGTGTGTGCCTGCTCTTTGCAATGATAACCATACCTTTGAGTAAACCGGTGTAGCTCCTGCTCATCATCGCGCTGATCCGCATCATTCCAGTTCGCCTCATAGGTTACCGTATAAATACATCCCATACATAGATCCATAAAGCAGCCACAAATATAAATGAGAATTATTTTCAAAAGGCAATTGACAGGCACCAAGATCTAATTGATAATCAATCTCAACAAAGTGACGTGACGGTTCATTTTGTTACTCTAATTGTTTCTCGACCCTGAAACGCGTGTCGCGCACGATAACAGCACTGGTTGTTAATGAGTTACATTGACGCCCCTTGGTGTAACTCAACAACCGCCTTATATTTTACTTGCTACATTGCTCATATCGGTGACGGTAGATATGATCCCAAAAAGCCCTCC contains:
- the fusA gene encoding elongation factor G, translated to MADLSKYRNIGIFAHVDAGKTTTTERILKLTGKIHKTGEVHDGESTTDFMEQEAERGITIQSAAVTCEWKGHRLNVIDTPGHVDFTVEVYRSLKVLDGGIGVFCGSGGVEPQSETNWRYANESEVARCIFVNKLDRMGADFYRVVDQVQNVLAANPLVMTLPIGIEDEFCGVVDVLEKKAYVWDETGLPENYEIQDVPADMVDKVEEYHEMLIETAVEQDDDLMEAYMEGEMPSLEQIKACIRKGTRDLAFFPTYCGSAFKNKGMQLVLDAVVDYLPAPTEVDPQPLTDKDTGEPTGEVATVDAEQPLKALAFKIMDDRFGALTFIRIYSGRMKKGDTVLNSATGKTERIGRMVEMQADERNELTEAQAGDIIAVVGMKNVQTGHTLCDPKHECTLEAMIFPEPVISIAVAPKDKGGNEKMGIAIGKMVAEDPSFQVETDEDSGETILKGMGELHLDIKVDILKRTYGVELVVGQPQVAYRETITQEVEDSYTHKKQSGGSGQFGKIDYRIKPGEPNSGYTFSSSVVGGNVPKEFWPAVEKGFKMMMDEGVLAGFPVLDVEVELFDGGFHAVDSSAIAFEIAAKGAFRQSIPKAGPQLLEPVMKVDVFTPEDNVGDVIGDLNRRRGMIKDQEAGATGVRIKGEVPLSEMFGYIGHLRTITSGRGQFSMEFSHYAPCPANVADAVIAAEKEKKAAK
- a CDS encoding GntP family permease; the protein is MLSLLGLIGALALLIGLTLRGVNLFIAAPLCALIVALTSDIAIFNATAGQPFVSLYMAGFAGFLQAWFLMFLLGSLFGKFMEDSGAADAIAHYVIGKIGMKYAVLAVVLACALLTYGGVSVFIVAFSVYPMALSLFKDANLPRRFIPAVLAFGSVTFTMTSAGSPEIQNWIPIKYLGTSPYAAWQESLVVAIFMAGLGYVLLSWMIRRAVANGECFVARDNDPEQIQRNLPHPITGLLPLLVVLILSFTLHSTLQQNALIVALLGGVLTILAINFRHFHNLSQAVNLGTTGALVAIGNTAAVVGFGAVAKGTPAFNEAVALMTSIPGNELLGAAIAVSVIAALTGSASGGQAIALPLVAPHYLDLGVDASQLHRVVAISSGALDTLPHNGYVVTTVRAICGEKHQDAYWPLAVLTVLVPLLGVGLILGLFIWF